From the Daucus carota subsp. sativus chromosome 8, DH1 v3.0, whole genome shotgun sequence genome, one window contains:
- the LOC135148553 gene encoding uncharacterized protein LOC135148553 isoform X2, with product MCFRIILCYDLYNDVPQEEAEKKAMAEKIESMEFDVESRNKKTEVLNCTICHLRMPCCYLVNQVISIQLGMFFMLLSMVILKGVQ from the exons ATGTGTTTTAGGATAATCTTATGTTATGATTTATATAATGATGTGCCTCAGGAGGAAGCAGAAAAGAAG GCAATGGCTGAAAAGATTGAGAGCATGGAATTTGATGTAGAATCCCGAAACAAG AAAACAGAGGTATTGAATTGCACCATTT GCCATTTGCGAATGCCCTGTTGCTATTTGGTCAATCAAGTTATTAGTATTCAGTTGGGCATGTTCTTCATGCTTTTGTCAATGGTAATCTTGAAG GGAGTGCAATAG
- the LOC135148553 gene encoding uncharacterized protein LOC135148553 isoform X1, with protein MCFRIILCYDLYNDVPQEEAEKKAMAEKIESMEFDVESRNKGIHNFQLQLTEELCNNLQKTEVLNCTICHLRMPCCYLVNQVISIQLGMFFMLLSMVILKGVQ; from the exons ATGTGTTTTAGGATAATCTTATGTTATGATTTATATAATGATGTGCCTCAGGAGGAAGCAGAAAAGAAG GCAATGGCTGAAAAGATTGAGAGCATGGAATTTGATGTAGAATCCCGAAACAAG GGAATTCACAATTTTCAGTTGCAACTAACAGAAGAACTATGTAATAATCTACAGAAAACAGAGGTATTGAATTGCACCATTT GCCATTTGCGAATGCCCTGTTGCTATTTGGTCAATCAAGTTATTAGTATTCAGTTGGGCATGTTCTTCATGCTTTTGTCAATGGTAATCTTGAAG GGAGTGCAATAG